A genomic stretch from Deltaproteobacteria bacterium includes:
- a CDS encoding PAS domain-containing sensor histidine kinase, which translates to MTEGINLELYLNHLRHGLVIAGPDGAISFRNAVFNALFGRELSGDGGANVFQVFKKNPTVLNSIHRVVEIRGSYYLRDVPIFFASNSHRSMDVETFPLVGTDGELLGISVLLRDRAGLIRFEEHQKRADRIHYVGMIASGLAHEIKNPLSGIKGASQLLVDELKKKELKEYAEIILKESTRVDRLMKDLLNFTKPKKLNKKKVNINQILHDLIVLQTTVAKGSVEFAADFDPSIPRIVGDAEALTQVFLNLIKNARQAVREKGRVMVRSRVVTDFGFRKKDRRRQLIGIDVEDTGEGISEENLPNIFVPFFTTKPRGTGLGLPLCHRIVEEHEGDIEVKSEKGKGTVFSVYLPV; encoded by the coding sequence ATGACCGAAGGAATTAATCTTGAACTTTATCTGAACCACCTCCGCCACGGGCTGGTGATTGCGGGGCCCGACGGGGCTATTTCCTTCCGCAACGCCGTCTTCAACGCCCTTTTCGGCCGCGAGTTGAGCGGTGACGGCGGTGCGAATGTTTTTCAGGTCTTTAAAAAAAATCCGACCGTGCTCAACAGTATTCACCGGGTCGTCGAAATCCGCGGGAGTTATTATTTAAGGGATGTGCCGATTTTTTTTGCGTCAAATTCCCACCGGTCGATGGATGTCGAAACCTTTCCCTTGGTCGGCACCGACGGCGAGCTTCTGGGGATCAGCGTCCTGTTGCGCGACCGCGCCGGCCTGATCCGCTTCGAGGAGCACCAAAAAAGGGCCGACCGGATACACTATGTGGGGATGATCGCCTCGGGGCTGGCGCATGAGATCAAAAATCCCCTCTCCGGCATCAAGGGGGCAAGCCAGTTGCTGGTCGACGAGCTGAAAAAAAAGGAGCTGAAAGAGTATGCCGAAATCATCCTCAAAGAGTCGACCCGGGTCGATCGGTTGATGAAAGATCTGCTCAATTTCACCAAACCGAAGAAGCTCAACAAAAAGAAGGTGAACATCAACCAGATTCTGCATGACCTGATTGTTTTGCAAACGACGGTGGCCAAGGGAAGCGTTGAATTTGCCGCCGATTTCGATCCGAGCATTCCGCGCATCGTCGGAGACGCCGAGGCGCTGACCCAGGTGTTCCTGAACCTCATCAAGAACGCCCGGCAGGCCGTCAGGGAAAAGGGGAGGGTGATGGTTCGCTCGCGGGTGGTTACGGATTTTGGTTTCAGAAAAAAGGACCGGCGGCGTCAGTTGATCGGCATCGATGTCGAAGACACGGGAGAAGGGATTTCCGAGGAGAATCTGCCGAATATTTTTGTTCCCTTCTTCACCACCAAACCCCGGGGGACCGGGTTGGGGCTTCCGCTGTGTCACCGGATTGTGGAGGAACACGAGGGGGATATTGAAGTAAAAAGCGAAAAAGGAAAGGGCACCGTCTTTTCGGTGTATTTGCCCGTATGA
- the dusB gene encoding tRNA dihydrouridine synthase DusB: MSGLSNHPLTPFRIGSLEIPHRLILAPMCGITHTAFRRICKEYGAGLVINQMVSARALVMGDQKSRRMLAYDESERPVALQLFGNNAEDLEGAARIAQNTGIDLVDLNMGCPAKKIVNDGGGSALLNDLSLVRKVFEKMRAVLKIPFTVKMRAGWDQRCNQAFEVARLAENCGLDAVALHARTRAQGYSGEANWDLIKELKSQISIPVIGNGDVETFEDAYRMLQDTGCDAVMTGRGATSAPWIFKSFVEGKEYTPSIAETRDLIFRQYDYFFQSFGMPSGIRQMRKHLCFYSKGLRDGADFRNRTVRTDSWEEIRKTVADFFGDDRRN; the protein is encoded by the coding sequence ATGTCCGGGCTATCAAATCATCCTCTGACCCCTTTTCGAATCGGATCCCTCGAGATTCCGCATCGTCTCATTCTGGCGCCGATGTGCGGGATTACGCACACCGCCTTTCGTCGTATCTGTAAAGAATATGGAGCGGGACTGGTGATCAACCAGATGGTTTCCGCGCGGGCACTTGTGATGGGAGATCAAAAATCCCGTCGGATGCTGGCGTATGACGAATCGGAAAGGCCGGTGGCGCTTCAACTGTTCGGCAACAATGCCGAAGATCTCGAGGGGGCGGCCCGGATTGCCCAGAATACCGGCATCGATCTGGTCGACTTGAACATGGGATGCCCCGCCAAAAAAATCGTCAACGACGGCGGCGGGTCGGCACTGCTCAATGATCTTTCACTTGTCCGAAAAGTTTTCGAAAAAATGCGTGCCGTATTGAAAATCCCTTTTACGGTCAAAATGCGCGCCGGATGGGATCAGCGTTGCAACCAGGCGTTCGAAGTGGCCCGGTTGGCGGAAAACTGCGGCCTCGACGCGGTGGCGTTGCATGCCCGGACGAGGGCGCAGGGATATTCGGGGGAGGCCAACTGGGATCTCATCAAAGAACTCAAATCACAAATCTCGATTCCGGTGATTGGAAACGGCGATGTCGAAACGTTTGAGGATGCCTATCGGATGCTCCAGGATACGGGATGCGACGCCGTCATGACCGGCCGCGGGGCGACAAGCGCGCCGTGGATTTTCAAAAGCTTTGTGGAGGGAAAGGAATATACCCCGTCGATTGCCGAAACCCGCGACCTGATCTTTCGCCAGTACGACTATTTTTTTCAATCATTCGGCATGCCGTCCGGCATCAGGCAGATGCGAAAGCATCTCTGTTTTTATTCGAAGGGCCTAAGGGACGGGGCCGATTTCAGGAATCGGACGGTCCGTACGGATAGCTGGGAGGAGATCCGGAAGACGGTGGCCGATTTTTTTGGCGATGACCGAAGGAATTAA
- a CDS encoding PIN domain-containing protein, whose translation MIAVDSSSFIAYLAGDKAADTEAVETALEQKLVVFPPVVLTELLSDAKVPQNVRSLFKEIPLLTMTDGYWERAGLLRSEIIRRGLKARLADTLVAQSCLDHHVSLITRDPDFRHFVRWAGLKRI comes from the coding sequence ATGATCGCCGTTGATTCCAGTTCATTTATTGCCTATCTTGCCGGAGACAAAGCCGCTGATACCGAGGCGGTTGAAACGGCTTTGGAGCAAAAACTGGTCGTTTTTCCTCCCGTTGTTTTGACCGAACTCTTAAGCGACGCCAAAGTTCCCCAAAACGTCCGAAGTCTTTTCAAAGAAATACCCTTGCTGACCATGACCGACGGTTACTGGGAGCGGGCCGGCCTTCTTCGGTCCGAGATCATTCGCCGCGGCCTGAAGGCACGGCTGGCGGATACCCTGGTTGCACAAAGTTGTCTCGATCACCATGTTTCGCTGATCACCCGCGATCCCGATTTCAGGCATTTTGTCCGCTGGGCGGGTTTGAAAAGGATATAA